The window GAACATGATTTTTCAGCAATACATCCCTTATGTGAGTCCATGTGTGCCAATGAAAGACCATTATCTCAGACAGTAGAAATTCTCTGCTTTGACTGGGctgaaagttaaaaatttattaataacATCCCTCTTTCTTACCACCAGCCTAACCAACCTCCAGGCTTAGGAAGCTCCAAATAAAGTTTGAATTCATCCAACTTCTAGTCTATCTACAATTTAGCAAAGTATTCCTCCATTCAAGCTAGTAGATCAGTTTACCAAAGAAGATGGTAATCTGAATAAACAAAACCATATATCTAATTATCTCAGGTTTTCATGACTATTAAAGTAATTGTCTTAGTAGTCattcccaatttttttaaattaagatgcaATTTACATATAGTGCACAAATCTGAAATGGACAACTTAAAGAATAGTTACATATAGATACATCTTGTAACCACCACAaagatcaagatacagaacatttctagCATTCGAGAAGACTCCCTTATTCACCCCCCAGTCTATAGTAATCACAACTCTTCTCACCTCTACCATCCTATGTTCATGACAAGCTTTACGTATTTTGAGAATGGAATCATACGATGCATACTTTTTGTGTATAGCTTTTTTTGTTCtacattatgtttgtgagattcatccatgctgtttgTACATGTCAGTatcttgctgttttgttttgttttttcatattgtgtagtattccattgtgtggatttACCATGCTCTCTTCATCCATTGTATTATTGATGGATCTTTGGAATGTTTCTAGAGCTTTGGGATATTATGCATAAAGCAATTATAAAGAGAAATGACCTTCATTTCTGTTGagtatatacttaggagtagaattcctgggtctttttactttgttttagagTCTTCTATTTTAGTCCCAGACCATAATATAACTTTCTAAGTTGTCAAATGAACCATAAAAATTAACTTCTCTTTAGGCCTGACAAGTGTTCCAGGTGGCAGATTTCACAGTTCTTAAAATGGTCCACCAATAGGGTAACATCATTCGTGGTTCACTCCCTATGGCTTCCCCGGTGGGTTTTGCTctcccatttctttctccctAACTTCCTGTTGTCTATATTCTGACTTAatgtgaggggtgggggagcgATAGATTCTTGAAGGGGACATCTAGGAACTTTCTTTCCATCTATTCCTCATGGGGATAGTGTAGTATAGTGGAGAAGTGGAGGGTCAGAACCACAGGACTGAGTTTTGATATCCAGGTTAATCTGTACTTCCTGGGATGGTTATCATACTTCACATAACATCTCGGGCCCTTAGAAGGTTCACTTTTTTCAAACCTGGCCACAAATCAAAATCATCTGaagaattttcatatttgtttttgctATAAAAGTGGTGCATATTAGTGGGAAAAGATCAAATAGTATAAAAGagtgtaaaatgaaaagtaaaaatccgTCCTCCTACAGTCTATACAATCTCCCATTCCTCTAACTCAGAAATTCCTTTGGGATGTTCTGAACTTTTAACATAAAGATCTCTGAGCCCCATTCCAGACTGAATGGAGCAGAATCCCCAGGGTCttaggaatttatattttaaaaaagctttgtAATTGATTTGGATAGATTTCCAGGTTTAGAAATGAATTCCTTGACTAAATAATAGCTGAGATCTCTTTTAGTAAAAACCATCTTCTACCCCCTCAAAATGAAAGGATGTAAGTTTGCTAGCTATTAATAGGACTGGCCCTACACATAACTAAAGTGACAGTGGTTCTCCCTTCACCTTCAGCTACTCAAtttcttcactttaaaattttcGTAACTCCTTGACCCACATATTCAAACTCTACTAGTTGGAAAGCAGTCACTCATTCCATTAAAGCTGTAGTTGATTTTTGATTAATCCCATAAACCAGTCAGTATTAATGAATTTTCTAGCTGATGCACATATTCCCTTTCCAAGGTAACAATGCTTTGTGCTAAAATGTAAGTTCCCATAGTGCTCTTAACAACTAGCATGAAGTTTGGGGGCTCCTTACAGCATAACCATGAAGATGCTTTTAGTCAAGTAAGCTTTCAAATAAAACCcacatacacaaatatttgtCCATATCTACCCTCATGGATATTAGTTCaagtatctgaaaaaaaaaacatagttaaaataaatagataattaaCTGACCCAAAATAAATGGCTGGAACTCTAAGTCACAATGAAATGCAGTGGTTGTTAATCAGCAATTAATAGGTAAGGAGGGTTTGCCTGGATATAAATTGTCCAGTCCAATATACTGCCTCCTAGGCCCTCTGCTACCCAAACCACACAAGTGTagaaagaaaagtaggaaaaggAAATCTAGGCCTAACTGATATGATAAAAAAGCAGACAATAAAAATGTGCCTTGCTAGGCCAAAGATAGGGAAACAGGAGAATATAGAGCTCAAGGCATAATATCTGATCCATATAAGATAATTATATAATAACTCTATTTTGAATATATGTAGCATTTCTTCCTTAAACTCAATGAACGTTTGTatctattacttaaaaaaaaaaaaaattcctatctAGAGAAAAGGGTCAGGCAATattcctccattttatttatctgtagaAAATCTAAAGTCATAAAGGATTAAATAATGTTCCTAAGTTTGAAAGGTAAAATCTGGGTGAGCATCCTGTTGTCCTGACTTCTAGAGTAGGTTgcataattttacataaatactgtatttattaCATCACAtgcagattgtgtgtgtgtgtgagagatatTATTGAGAGGGGTGGCTAACATTGCAGTTAAATATGCTGGTGAGACTAGAGAGAGCATTCACGTTCATAGCTTCACAATTTCATAACCTCCTTCACTCTGGGCTCTTTGCCTGGCACACTCCTATTCTGCCTTGATCAACCTCTTCTTACTTTGTGAGGCTTTGCTCATGTCttcccttccctgaccaccctgaGCTGGATGCCTCTTTTCCCTACTCCCTCCATCCCCTGTGCATAACCTGGTATTTCTTATCCCTTATCACCTTGATCTGAAATGATCTGTGGATTCTGCAGCCTCTTCCACTAGGCTTTTCGTGCTACAAGGGAGTTTGCTTAGAATTGCATCCCGTTGCTTAGCACAGAGCCTAACACAATGTCAGTGCCCAATCTACACTGATAATATTGCTCTAGTATATCCAGTTGGTAGTTCAGTGACTAAATCTTCTTCTTTTAAACCATCTTCTACAAAGTTAATCCTCTGTGATTGAAAAAGTTCCAGTACATACGAAAAGCCAATTTTCCATTACTATATCATCTCATCTGTCcaatttagcttttctttttttgtattccaCAGAGTTGGTCTCTGAGAGATACTGTTAAATAAAGGTTTTGTGTTAGAAATGTGTTATTCACCCTAGCTAGACAGTTAGTGTAGTGGTTTAGCCCACAGGTGCTGGAGGCAGACTGCCAGGCCACACTGGGTGGGTGATGAGTTCACCACTGTTTCCATTCCCTTCTCTGTAAGATGGGACAAACAGCAGTCCTCTCTCATTGAGTTGTCAGGATTTACTAAATAGTATACAAAGGTTTTAGAAAGTGTATTACGTGCTTAGAATATGCTGGCGACTATTATTAAACCAAGTcaaacagttttttctttcatatttgatTTTGTTGTATTTACTTGCTGTAACTGCTCATAGTCTTTAATATGCTGAATGTCTGTGAATCTCCAGGTAAGTTGTATTTCCCAAATTTAGTTGGTGAGAGACCTACTAGAAAATCCCAGGAGGACTGCAACTCAGAGTAATtcttatcatcattttaaaagaatacttaCATTCTTACATTTTCTGAACCAAAATTGGGACTCTGGATTGACACATATAGATGTTACCTGAGGCATTGGGACACAGTATTTGAAAGAACTATTCTAGCAATCATCCaagcatacaaataaataaataaacaagaccCATATGTTATTACATTTAAACATCTTTTCTAAAAACTAAAGTGCAAGTAAAATGCCTTTTATTGATTCTAAATGGAGGGCTGCAAATATTGCTCAAATAAAAAATCATCTAGGCTTTATGCATGTTTTCTGATAAAGTTGGAAAATTATTCCTGATAAAGACGAAGGGCTGGACTTCCTCATTCAAAAACTCATGTCATTTATCTTAATTCTGGTCATCTGATAAGAACTTCCTCTAGATCCAGGAAGCTTTGCAAGTCTGAAATAATCTGAAAAGaggaggtagagaaagaagtaaCTGACCAaagtgaaaaagaggaacaagGTCTAAACCACAGCAGGTTTATAACGACAAAATGGACAGAAGAGAGCTTAACGTACCACTCTCAAGGTAAGTAAGAACCTGATTTAAGGTGTGGAgctaatgaaaattaagaaacaagttcattttttaataatcaatGACTTTTTTAATCTTATCAAGCAGTTATTTGGTGGCCTAAGGTGTTGATGGGAGAAATACCAATTTACAATCCGAGGGTGATGCTAATGATTCGTTACAAGTATATATGCTCACAAGAATAAGATTATGCTTTGTTATCTCCTTGTTTCCAAGCAGAAGGGCAGTATCTGACTTTGAAAATTCCAGTTTATCAACAATTCGTAATTTCAAGATAAGGGAATAATTGTTAGGTAACCTGTTGgaactgttttctaaaacaaaaacaaatagtttTCTTCCAAATTGGGTGAAGTGAAACTTATTTAgatattaaactatatatatatttgaagggCTTTTGTTTAACATGTTTTTCATTCTAGTAGGTCTTTCTTGTCTCTCAGGGTTTTTCGTAGTAAGttattttgaagaaaggaaaaggatgcatttgtttttctgtgtaaaaAGTCTTCTTATCTTTATCTCAGTGAACACTTCTTTgacaaacaattttaataattggAATGTACTAGAATGCATACTCtacataaaacaacataaatggtaaaaataaattatcctcCGGAAAACTAAGAGAGTAATTTGTTACTTTATCTTCAGGGGACAAGTTAGCCCTCCCCACTTAGGTTACAGGCCTTTTAAAAAGCTGATTAATTTCCATCGATATTTGAAATTTAGTTCAAATATGCTGGCAAATAATTACTTAAATAAGTATTTATACcacaaaatactttaaatatgatCAATTCTCATCTGTTTCAAAAAGGAAATGCATTCGTAATGGTTAAAGTCATTTGCCAAACCTTTGCCATTGAACACAATCATTGTGCCTGGCCTTATAGAGGAGGAACCCTACAGAAGTTCTGAAGATGTTAAAAGATGTTGAGATGTGAGATATACGTTCCTATAGTCTTaccaaatgcattttataaattgaCTACGTCTTATATTCAATTTGGTATTTTACACGAAATGCCAACATGAAATTTTACATGTTAATGTATTCTAACTGtacaaatttgaaaagatttgCTGTCATATATGAATACTCACTGAAAGCAGGGCAAACCTTTGTGAGATTTCTTtaacattattgttattattgttatcctAATGCAGGTTGCTCATTCATTAATGGATATCTAATAAACTAGCTATTCTCTGTCTAGTACTGGTAATATAAAGATACTCAAGCTATACAAATTAAGTGATGGATGTGCTTGACAGCCATTTCTAGAAGTTTGGGTAAGAATAATATTTTGGGGCAAATTTTACTTGAATCTTAATTCAGCATCTTCTTAGTTGTTAAGGAAATTACCTAACCTCTTTAATCTTGTCTTTTGCAGccataaaatgggaattacaATAGTATCTAGTCTATATAGCAGCTgtaggatgaaatgagataatccatgtaaaggtGTTTAAAAGGTGACTCAAAGTAAGCTCTTAACTAAATATCTTTGATGAtgacattcaataaatgatggtaatcatttcataaacACTACTAACAATATTGGATGACTATAATGAACAATAtcgtatatttgaaagttgctaaaagagtagaccttaaaagttctcatcacaagaaaaaaattgtaactatgtaagatgatggatattaactaaacttaatgtattaatcatttaaaaatatatacatatatgcatatatcaagtcatgttgtacatcttaaacttatacaatgttatatgtcaaatacatCTCAATAAACCTTGAACAAAAAGGAACTATGAGATGTAACTATTTCTGTGTCTAGGCTGAAAACATGCAATCATAATACTTTGTTGATAGACTAATAGAACAATCAGTCTAGACGAACCATTTTAAAACTGACagaaaatactctaaaattaTCTTAATTGAATGAAAGTTGTTTGCTGAAAATTGTGAGAAGACTGGTGATAGGAAGGCTTTCaaagatattttgttttatgtcacagagttcttttcttcttttaagtatAAACTATACCCTTTAGAAGACATATCTTGAGTTTTAAACTATCGATTTAAGCAATTAGATGCTAAGATTCGgagtcatttgtttatttaatcattcttcaataaatattgattgagtgACTTTTGTGTGCTAAGTGTTTTGCACTCTaggaatataaagatgaaaagatcTGATCTCTGCCCACCATTTAACCAAGCAGGAAGATACAGAGTTTCCTGTAATTTAGGTTATCATGCTATAATAGAGAATGGATTCATTAATGTGGGAATACAGAGGAAGGAGTGATTAAGGAAAAGACATGGTCTATTACCACTCCacaggcttcacagaggaggtgacaggtACTGGAAATGATTGCACTTGTCCCTTTCCTCTTATTGTGTTCAAAGCACTGCCTTTCACTTGCAAATTATTAGCCTGTTGTCAAAAACCATGTTGAAATCTAAGTGATAAAATCACTCAGGCTTGGGCAGGGACAGgttgttctaaatatttttctctactcACAACATCTAGTACTGTATTGTGTATTAAACCAGGAACTCACTAAATGGTGGTGCCTAATGCATTGGTAGAAAATGGTAGATATTTAATGATGCTgatgtaataaatatgtaattaatatgtCTTTAATTTATAGCAGGTTTCTGGATGGCAGGTCATTCAACCTTCCTTTTCTTGAGTTTTCAACTGTGCTATTATCTTCCACtcatttctgcttcattttctgATTCACTGACAGAAAAGAAGTTGGAGTTGATTAAAATCCCTCCTGACTCGGTACAAGTATACAATAATGGTTGTGATGAAAAAAGCATCAGATACGAGAATCATCTTCCAAAATCAGCGTTCCTCAATCTTTCCTATAATTGCATTAGTACTTTGGCAGATAATATTCTTTCAGATCTGAAAGAGAAATGTCTAAAAGAGTTTCCAAAATTACCTTTGAACTGTACCCTACAAATAGTTACATCGGTCTGTACCTGTGAATTCATTAAGGTCAACACGCTATTACTAAACAACACTGTTTGTGCAAAAATGTTGAAAAGCTGTGGAAACACTTCGAGGGCCATTTCTATAGGAATTGTCTTTCTTTTACTGCTGGTGATCTGTGGAATTGGGTGTGTTTGGCACTGGAAATACCGTGGCACAACACAATTTACCTTACCGAAGTTTTTGCgaaggagaagcagcaggagaaaagacTATACTAAAACACTCTCCTTGAATCCCCATGTTATCAGCTCAAGGCATAAAATCTCAGTTCAAACCCAAGACTATAGATCTGCTGCAGGGGGGACTGACATACAAGACATCTATGAAAATCTGGAAGCAGGTCCTCCCAAAGCTAAAGAAGAAACTGATAAGGAACTGTACGAGAACACCCAGCAGCCCTATTTCAAGGATCATATCTATGGAAATAAGACATCTGACTATTGCAACTTCCAGAAGCCTTGTACTTCTGAAGTCCCTCAAGATGAAGATATATATATTCTTCCTGATgcatattaacttttaaaatactagGCTGAGTTATTGGAGAATAAATATTCACtggtaaaaaaaatattcacttttattttactgatgTCATTACTAATCAAGTTCTGATGAAATTCAGTGATGTCTCGTCCATCACCACCCTTCTGAATCCTCTGT is drawn from Rhinolophus ferrumequinum isolate MPI-CBG mRhiFer1 chromosome 7, mRhiFer1_v1.p, whole genome shotgun sequence and contains these coding sequences:
- the GAPT gene encoding protein GAPT: MAGHSTFLFLSFQLCYYLPLISASFSDSLTEKKLELIKIPPDSVQVYNNGCDEKSIRYENHLPKSAFLNLSYNCISTLADNILSDLKEKCLKEFPKLPLNCTLQIVTSVCTCEFIKVNTLLLNNTVCAKMLKSCGNTSRAISIGIVFLLLLVICGIGCVWHWKYRGTTQFTLPKFLRRRSSRRKDYTKTLSLNPHVISSRHKISVQTQDYRSAAGGTDIQDIYENLEAGPPKAKEETDKELYENTQQPYFKDHIYGNKTSDYCNFQKPCTSEVPQDEDIYILPDAY